The Eggerthella guodeyinii sequence GCACGCGGCGCTTCATGCTATACTGGTGCGCCGAAAGGACGCGTGGAACATGGTAAACATTCCCAGCCCCGCCTTGGCTATTGTCGGGCGGCACAATTCAGGTAAGACGACGCTCATCGAGCAGCTCATCGCCGAGCTGGTGCGACGCGGTCGCGACGTGGGCAGCGTGAAGCACCACAGCCACGTGGGCTTCGATATCGACTACCCCGGGAAGGACTCGTATCGCCACCGCGCCGCCGGCGCGCGCGAGACGGTGATCGCCGCGCCCGGGCAGATGGCGCGCATCAAGACGGTGGAGGGCGAGGTGGAGTGCTCGGACATCGTGCGCAGCATGCCGGGCCACGACATCGTGGTGGTGGAGGGGTACCGCAAAAGCGGGCTGCCCACCATCGAGATCATGCGCTCGGGCAACGACGCCGACGCGCGGGTGGCCGACGTGTTCGCCGAGGGCGCGCGCAGCGGGTGGCCGCTGGGCACCGACTTCACCCAGTTCACGCGCGGCACCGTGCCGCCGGCCGACGACGAGGCGCGCGAGCAGCTGCGCCGCGCCGCGCAGCAGGCCGAGGACGCGTCGGGCGACCATTTCAAGACGCAGCATCCCGACTACGCCGACATCTCGAACAAGCTGCCGACGTCGGACACGGTGGCCGTCGTCACCGACATCGATCAGGCGCGCCACGCGGCCGAGCTGTACCACGTGCCGGCGTTCGCGCTCGACGACATCGCGGGCCTCGCCGACTTCGTGGAGCAGCGCTTCGTGCGCCCGCGCGTCACCGTGGTCATCCAGGCCGGCGGCGAGAGCCGGCGCATGGGGCAGAGCAAGGCCACCGTGCCGTTCGCGGGCCGTCCGCTGATCTGCCGGCTGGTGGAGCGCCTCGGACCGGTGGCGGACGACCTCGTCATCACGACGAACGAGCCGGAGAAGCTGGCCTTCCTGCATACCGAGTTCCCGCAGTTCCGCATCCAGCTGGTGTGCGACGCGTTCAACGTGCGCGGCGCGCTGCCGGGCCTGTACACGGCGCTGCAGGCCGCGCGCAACCCGTACGTGGCCGTGGTGGCGTGCGACATGGTGTTCGCCTCCGCGTCGCTCGTGGTGGCCGAGGCGCTGGCGATGAACGAGACGGGCGCCGACGTGGTGGTGCCGGTGAACAAGCACGGGTTCGAGCCGTTCCACGCGATGTACCGTCGCATGGGCTGCCTGCCCGCCGTGCGCGCCGCGCTCGATCGCGGCGAGAAGCGCGCCCAGGGGTTCTTCGCGGACGTGCAGGTGTGCGAGTTTCCGCAGGAGCGCGTGCTGGAGGCCGAGCCGATGGGCGGCTGCTTCATCAACGCGAACACGCCCGAGGAGCTGCACGCCATCGAGGAGACGTTCCTCGAGAAGTAGGGGAAGACGAGACGAGGGATTGGCATGCCGAACCTGGTAGACATAGTGGAAGTGGCCGAGGCGCTGGAGTCGAAGGCCGTGTACCTGGCGAGCGATCGCTGCGTGGTGGTGCGCAACCGCCACGCGTCGTGCGCGAAGTGCTCCGACGCGTGCCCGACGGGCTCGGTGTTCGCGGCCGACAACGTGCTGGAGCTCGACGCGGAAGGGTGCGTCGCGTGCGGCGCCTGCACCACGGTGTGCCCGGTCGAGGCGCTCATCCCGCTGCGCCCGCTCGACGAGGATCTCGCCTCGAGCGTGGCCGCCGGCGTGGCGGCGACCGACGGGCAGGCGGTGTTCGCGTGCGCGCGCATCGCGTCGAAGCGCCTGGCCGACCCTGCGAAGTTCGCGGAGGTCCCGTGCCTCGCGCGCATGGAGGAGAGCGTGTTGCTGGGGCTCGCCGCGCGCGGCGTGAGCGACATCGTGCTGGTGGACGGCACGTGCGCCACGTGCAAGTTCCGCGCGAACGTGCCGGGCATCGACGCCACGGTGGCCTCGGCGAACGAGCTGGCGGCCGCGCAGGGCTCGGACATTCGCGTGACGCGCGCGTCGGCGTTTCCCGACGAAGTGCTGCTGGAGGACAAGCGCACGCTGCTGGGCGAGTCGCGACGCGGCTTCTTCACGAGCGCGCGCACGAGGGCGAAGGATGCCGCGGGCAAGACGGCCGAGGTGATGGTGTTCAAGAACGACAACGCGGCCCCGTCGCTGCGCGAGCGTCTGCGCATGTCCGATGCGGGCACGCTGCCGCAGTTCAACCCGCAACGGCGCATGCTCGTGCTGGACGCGATGGATCGCCTGGGATCCCCGGTGGTGCCCGAGATCGACACGCGGCTGTTCGGCTCGGTGTCCATCGACACCGACACGTGCAGCTCGTGCAACATGTGCACGGTGTTCTGCCCCACGGGCGCGCTGCGCAAGAGCGAGCTCGTTCCCGAGGAGGGGGAGGGCAGCTTCCTCGAGTTCTCGGCGGCCGATTGCGTGCAGTGCAACCTGTGCGCCGACGCGTGCCTCAAGAACTGCTTGACGGTGAGCTCGACCGTGTCCACCGCGGAGCTGTTCGACTTCGAGCCGCGGCTGATCCGCCTTCCGAACCCGCCCGCGCGGCCCGGCATCTTGTCGAGCTTGAAGCGATAGAGTCTTCCGGCGTGGGGATGCACTGTCGGCCCGAGCACACGGTTTTCGTCTGAATTCCGTGTTTTTGGGCCGACAGTGCCGTTCGGGCGACGCGGTGCTGCCTGGCATCGGAGATTCGCAGCTTTTCGCCAACTGTACCTTTCTTTTGTACAAAAGTTACTGTATAAAGAAAGTGAACAGTTGATAGTCGGAGACGGAGCAATACCATGAACAGCGATTTCATCGTAGCGGTGCACGCACTCGTGTACCTGAACCACCGAGCGGACATCGTCTCAAGCGAGGCCCTGGCCGAGAACATCTGCACGAACGCCGCCCGCGTGCGCAAGGTGATGGCGCCGCTCAAGCGGGCGGGTTTCGTGACCACGCGCGAGGGCAACGTCGGCGGCTACCGGTTCGCGGGCGACGCCTCGACGCTCAACCTGCGCATGGTTGCGGAGGCGCTGGACATCCGGTTCGTACAATCGAGCTGGCACAGCGGCGGCGTGGACATGGAGTGCCTCGTGGCCTCCGGCATGGAGGGCATCATGGACGACCTATTCCTCGACCTGGACGAGCGCTGCCGTGAACGCCTCGCGCAGATCACGATCGCCAATATCGACCACCGCATCTTCGGCCCCTGCGGGGTCGTGTCGCTCGACGGCGAGCTCGCGTCCGTCGGCACGGGAAGCTAGGAGACGGCCATGGGCTTTTCCCTCGAATCGAGCATCCCTGCGCTCACCGTGTTCGTCCAAGGCCTGCTGAGCTTCTTCTCGCCGTGCGTGCTGCCGCTGATCCCGCTGTACGTGGGCTATTTGGCCGGCGGTGCGGCGAAGACGAACGACGACGGCACCATCGAGTACCCGCGCAAGAAAGTGTTCGTGAACACGTTGTTCTTCGTCGTGGGCGTGAGCTTCGCGTTCTTCCTGCTGGGCTTCGGCTTCACGGCGCTCGGCCAGTTCTTCACGGGCAACCAGCGCGTGTTCTCGGTCATCGCCGGCGTCATCATGGTGGCGTTCGGCCTGTACATGCTGGGCGTGTTCGGCAAGACGAAGCTCGTCGAGAAGGAGCATCGCCTGCCGTTCCAGCTGGGCCGCTTCGCCATGAACCCCCTCGTGGCGCTCGTGCTGGGCTTCACGTTCAGCTTCGCGTGGACGCCGTGCGTGGGCCCCGTGCTGGCCAGCGTGCTGCTGATGGCGTCGTCGAGCGCGTCGGCTGCGGCGGGCTTCGGGCTGGTGGCCGTGTACACGGTCGGCTTCGTGCTGCCGTTTTTGGCGGTGGGCCTGTTCACCGGCGAGGTGCTGCGGTTCTTCCGCACGCACGGCAACGTGGTGAAGTACACGGTGAAGGTGGGCGGCGCGCTGCTCATCGTGATGGGCATCATGACCGTGACCGGGTGGATGAACGGCGTGACCAGCTACCTGTCGTCGTTCGGCGGCGTGCCGGCCGCGCAGGAGCAGCCCGCCGACCAGGGCGCGGACGGCGCGTCGAAGGGCGGCAACGATGCCGACAGCGGCAGCGCCGGCTCCTCCGATGCCGGCAAGAACGACGCTTCCGGCAGCGCAGCGAGCGATGCCGACGTGCAAGCGGCGCCCCTCGCCGACCTCAAGCTGGTCGACCAGAACGGCGAGGAGCACTCGCTGGACGAGTATCGCGGCAAGACGGTGTTCCTCAACTTCTGGGCCACCTGGTGCGGGCCGTGCCAGCGCGAGATCCCCGACATCGAGGCGCTGTACAAGGACCGCGGCGAGAACGAGGGCGACCTCGTGGTGCTGGGCGTGGCGAACCCCAAAACCGACAGCCATCCCAACAACAGCGACGTGAGCGTGGACGAGGTCAAGGCGTTCATCGACGAGCAGGGCATCACGTACCCGGTGCTCATGGACACCGAAGGCACGATGTTCAGCGGCTACCGCATCATGTCGTTCCCCACGACGTTCATGATCGACAAGGACGGCAACATCTTCGGCTATATCAGCGGCATGCTCACCCCCGACATGATGAACAGCATCGTCGAGCAGACGATGACCGGCGTGCGGAAGTAGCGCCCCGCCCGCGCCGCTTCGCGCGGCATCTGCCGAGCATCGGTGTTTCACGTGAAACATTCGTTCGTGAAAGGGATCCCGCCGGGGTTCCTTTTCGCGTCCCCCTTCCTCTTCCCGCAGCGCATTCGCGCGCGTTGATGCTTTACAACGTAAAGAAAACGCGCTACCATTCTCTTTACGCTGTAAAGTAAACGAACAAGGAGGAGCTATGGGAGGATACGACGTGTCGCGTCGCTCGTTCCTGAAGGGGATCGGCCTGGCCGGCTTGTCTGCCGGCGCGTTGGGCGCGTTGGGCGCAACGGGCGTCGCCTTCGGTGACGAAGCAGCCGCCGGCGAGGACGCTGCGGACGCGAGGTACCGATCCGCGTGGTCGAACCAGGCGAAAGCGACCTGTCCCGGGCCGCGCGGCCCGATCGCCTACGAAGAACGCGAGATCGCCGCAAGCGAGATCGTGACGACCGAGGAGTGCGAGGTGCTGGTGATCGGCGCGGGCATCGCAGGGCTCACGGCGGCGCTCAAGGCGGCCGACGAGGGGGCGAAGACGCTGTGCCTCGAGAAGATGACGAAGGGCCGTGGCTGCTTCGAGTGCTTCGGCGCCTACAACGCGCAAAGCCAGAAGGACGCCGGCATCGAGATCGACCCAGCGCAGCTGCTCGACGAGATCTACCGCTCGGCCTACTGGCGCACGCGTCCCGAGCCGGCGAACACGTACGTGTACCGATCGGGCGAGGCGACCGATTTCTGGCAGAAGATGCTCGACAAGGGCGAGAACGGGTTCGTCATCACGCCGGTGGAGGAGGCGCCCAGCACGAACGGCATGCCGACGATCCCCTCGGAGCTGGGATTCTACGACAGCCCGTCGCTGCCGCCCGACGCGGGCGTGCGCTCGGGCTATTCGGGCATCTACGTGTGCCTGGAGATGGCCGAGGTTGCCAACACGTACGATAACCTGGACGTGCGCTATCGCACGCCGGCCGTGCAGCTGGTTCGCGAGGACGGCGGCCGCGTGGCGGGCGCCATCGTGCGCACCGATGACGGATACGCGCGCATCGACGCCAGCAAGGGCGTGATCCTGGCCACCGGCGGCTACGACGCGAACCCCGAGATGATGGAGGCGTGGGTGCGCCCGGAGGACTACGCGTCGTCGAGCTGGTGGAATCCGGGTTGGGGCACCACGGGCGACGGCCATATGATGGGCCTGGCCGTGGGCGCGCAGATGGACTCGCTGCCGCAGCCGGTCATGAACTTCCGCTGGGGCAACCCCGACTCGTTCTTCGACGCGCGCGTGTGGACGCCCATCTGGCTGGCGATCAACGTGAACGCCCAGGGCAAGCGCTACGTGAACGAGGATCTTCCCTTCCAGGCCGTGTCGAACGCGCAGAACGCGCAGCCTGCGTACGGCGCGAACTGCTGGCAGGTGTTCGACGACGGCATGCTGGGGGCGTCCGACGAGGAGGTTGCCGGCGCGCGGGAGGCGTTGGCCGAGTTCGAGGAGAGGGGATGGGCGTTTTCCGCCGCCAGCCCGCGCGAGCTTGCCGAGAAATGCGGCATCGACCCCGACGGCCTCGAGCAGACCGTCGCCGCGTGGAACGGTTACTGCGAGAGCAAGAAGGACCTCGAGTTCAACCGTTTCATGGAAAGCGTCGCCCCGTTCGCCGGCGCCACGTACTACGCGCTGACCACGAACAGCTGCGTGCTTGCCACGGTGGGCGGTCTCACCATCGACGGCTCGTGCCGCGTGCTCGATGTCGACGATCGGCCGATCGAGGGCCTGTACGCCGTCGGCAACGCGTCGGGCAACTTCTTCGCCGGCAACTACCCTCGTCATATTCCCGGAACGTCCATCGGACGCGCCGTCACGTTCGGCTATGTGGCCGCCGAGCATGTGGTGAAAGGAGCGTAAGCCATGTTGAACGTCAAACGATCCACGCTCGGCGCGTTGTCGACGGTCGTGCTCGTCCTGGCCCTGGCCCTGGGGCTGGCGGCGTGCGCGCCCCAGGCGGCCGACTCCGGCGCCGGCGCCGATGCCGAGGGTTCCTCGGCGAAGACGGCGCAGGCTGCCGCGGGCGACGGCACCGGCGCCTACGTGTCCGACGAGCAGTGCCTGAGCTGCCACGGCGGCTCGTACGAGGCGCTGGCCGAAACCACCTCGTCGTACGGCCAGAGTAACCCGCACGATTCCATCCACGGCGGCTACAGCTCGTGCGTGAACTGTCACGCGCGCGACAAGGAAGTCACCGACAACCAGTGCCTGCACTGCCACGATTGGCCGCATGATCCCCAGGCGTAAGGCGGGGCGCGCTTGAGGAGGAGGGCCGAAGCCGATGCGCTTCGGCCCTCCTGGTTTTTCGCGGACGATGGCTTCGAGGGGCGCGGGGCGGGCGGCAGTCGTGCTATGCTGGGCGAAAAGCGGTGCTGGCAGGAGGGACGCGACGTGGATGCGGGAACCGGGAAAAGGCGCAAGAGCGGGTTGACGCGGGACGGCATCGTCGATGCGGCGTACCACATGATCGACCGCGACGGCATGGGCGCGTTCACGATGCGCGCGCTCGGCGCGGAGCTGGGCGTGTCGGCCATGGCGTTCTACGCGCACTTCTCCTCGCGCGAGGAGGTGCTCGTGGCGGTGCTCACGCGTTTCATGGAAACGCTCGACACCGACCCGGTGCCGGGCGAGCGGTGGGACGACACGCTGCGCCGCACCATGACGTCGATCCATCGGGAATACTGCGCGCACCCCCACATGAACGACATCGACCTCGACCCGCGCATCGCGTACGAGGGCCTTGCGGCGCACACCGAGAAGATCGTGTCGCTCCATTTGGACCAGGGGATGCCCGAACCGGTGCTCACGAAGGCGTGGGCGATGATCGATGCGTTCCTCACCGGTTTCAACGGCAGCGCGATCGCCGCGGCGCAGCGTCGGCAGGCCGACGAGGAAGCGGGTGCCGCAGTGGACGACGCTCCCGTGTGGCAGCGTATCGTGGACGCGGCGTATTCGGAGGAGTCGTTCGCCAACGGCGTGGAGATGATCATCATGGGCGTGCGCGGCCTGGCTTCGCCCGATCCCTGCGCCTGGCGCACGCCTGAATAGGACGCGCCCCGGAGGAAGCCGGGGCGCGTTTGGGGCGCCGCGCGCGGGAGGGATGCGCGCGGCCGATCGGGGATGCGCGCGTCTTACTGGGCGGCCAGCAGCTTCACCACGTGGAGCGCCTCGGTCATCGTGCGGCCGCAGGCCACGCCGTGCATCTGGTCGGGGTAGTTGCCGCTGAACAGCGAGCCGGAGCAGTCGCCGGCGCAGTACAGGCCCTCGATGGGCTCGAAGTCGGTGTTGAGCGCCTGGCAGTCGGCATTGATGCGGACGCCGTCGATGGTGGTGAGCAGCGTGCCGCCCAGCGTGGCGCCGAAGAACGGCGGGGTGCGCAGCTCGGACAAGCGGTAGGGCTCCTTGCCGAAGTCGGCGTCCTCCTGCGCGTCGTACAGCTCGTTGTAGCGTTCGCACGTGGCGAGGAAGGTCTTCTTCGCATCGGCGTCGAAGCCCAGCTTGTCGGCCAGCTCCTCGAGGGTGTCGGCCTTTTGCAGGCGGCCGTCGGCGAGCTCCTTCTCGAAGTACTTGTCCAGATCGTACGAGCCGTCCTCCTTCTTGGCGCCGAGCACGGCCTGACGGGTCATGGCCGAGCATCCCAGCGTGTGGAAGCGCTGCACGTCGTCGCCGAAGTTGCCGTCCCACACGCTGACGTACACGCCGCCGGGCTGCTGGGCCGCGGCGTGGGGCAGGTAGTCGTAGTCGGCGGACTCGAGGGCGAAGCGCTCACCGCGTAGGTTGACCTTGAGGAAGGGCTGGGTGCCGGGGTTGAACTGCCCGTTGCCCGGCCATTGGGGATTGCCGGCCTTGACGGACTCCTCGGTGTAGCCGGCGGTGGTGCCCGGGGTTACGAGGCCGCGGTCGAAGATCATCGTGGCGCTCGTGATGTCCTTCACGGCGCCGGCCCACAGCGCCGCCTTGATACCGTCGCCCGTGTTGTTCTGGTTGTAGCCGAGCGCGGTCACCGACGCGGTGGTGATGGGGGACAGCGAGGACAGCATGGCGGGGTTCGCGGAGTAGCCGCCCGTGGTGAGCAGCACGCCCTTCTTGGCGTTGATCTGCACGTTGCCGTTGTCGGTCTTGAAGATGGCTCCGGTCACCTTGCCCGCGTCGTCGGTGACGAGCTTCACCAGCTCGTGCTTGTAGGAGATCTCGTAGCCGTTGTCGTTCATGACCTGCTCGAACAGCTGGTTGCGGTCGGGCACGCCGTCGCGCCCGCCCTCGGCGTTGGCGTAGTGGTGCTCGCCGCAGGGGGTGTAGAACTCGGTGGCGCCCATGCCGCCCGGCATCTCGAACTCGTCGGCGATGACCACGGCGCCGGCCGCGCTCATGTACTGGTCGACGTACTCGAACATGTCGTTGCTCTCGTTCATCCACATGTTGATGAGGTTGTGGTCGCAGGTGCCGCTGGAGTAGCGGGCCCACTCTCCGTGCAGGCGGGCGCGATCGGTGTGATAGCCCTGGTCGGTGAAGGGCTTGGTGTCGACGGCGTTGAACCAGTGGCGCGTGGCGCCCACCTCGGTGCCCTTCTCGCACAGGATGAAGTCCATCTTCTGATCGGACGCGTACGCGCCGGCGATCATGCCGCCGTTGCCCGCGCCGACGATGAGCAGGTCGGTGTCCTTCGTC is a genomic window containing:
- the mobB gene encoding molybdopterin-guanine dinucleotide biosynthesis protein B: MVNIPSPALAIVGRHNSGKTTLIEQLIAELVRRGRDVGSVKHHSHVGFDIDYPGKDSYRHRAAGARETVIAAPGQMARIKTVEGEVECSDIVRSMPGHDIVVVEGYRKSGLPTIEIMRSGNDADARVADVFAEGARSGWPLGTDFTQFTRGTVPPADDEAREQLRRAAQQAEDASGDHFKTQHPDYADISNKLPTSDTVAVVTDIDQARHAAELYHVPAFALDDIAGLADFVEQRFVRPRVTVVIQAGGESRRMGQSKATVPFAGRPLICRLVERLGPVADDLVITTNEPEKLAFLHTEFPQFRIQLVCDAFNVRGALPGLYTALQAARNPYVAVVACDMVFASASLVVAEALAMNETGADVVVPVNKHGFEPFHAMYRRMGCLPAVRAALDRGEKRAQGFFADVQVCEFPQERVLEAEPMGGCFINANTPEELHAIEETFLEK
- a CDS encoding 4Fe-4S binding protein, with amino-acid sequence MPNLVDIVEVAEALESKAVYLASDRCVVVRNRHASCAKCSDACPTGSVFAADNVLELDAEGCVACGACTTVCPVEALIPLRPLDEDLASSVAAGVAATDGQAVFACARIASKRLADPAKFAEVPCLARMEESVLLGLAARGVSDIVLVDGTCATCKFRANVPGIDATVASANELAAAQGSDIRVTRASAFPDEVLLEDKRTLLGESRRGFFTSARTRAKDAAGKTAEVMVFKNDNAAPSLRERLRMSDAGTLPQFNPQRRMLVLDAMDRLGSPVVPEIDTRLFGSVSIDTDTCSSCNMCTVFCPTGALRKSELVPEEGEGSFLEFSAADCVQCNLCADACLKNCLTVSSTVSTAELFDFEPRLIRLPNPPARPGILSSLKR
- a CDS encoding RrF2 family transcriptional regulator — protein: MNSDFIVAVHALVYLNHRADIVSSEALAENICTNAARVRKVMAPLKRAGFVTTREGNVGGYRFAGDASTLNLRMVAEALDIRFVQSSWHSGGVDMECLVASGMEGIMDDLFLDLDERCRERLAQITIANIDHRIFGPCGVVSLDGELASVGTGS
- a CDS encoding cytochrome c biogenesis protein CcdA, with the protein product MGFSLESSIPALTVFVQGLLSFFSPCVLPLIPLYVGYLAGGAAKTNDDGTIEYPRKKVFVNTLFFVVGVSFAFFLLGFGFTALGQFFTGNQRVFSVIAGVIMVAFGLYMLGVFGKTKLVEKEHRLPFQLGRFAMNPLVALVLGFTFSFAWTPCVGPVLASVLLMASSSASAAAGFGLVAVYTVGFVLPFLAVGLFTGEVLRFFRTHGNVVKYTVKVGGALLIVMGIMTVTGWMNGVTSYLSSFGGVPAAQEQPADQGADGASKGGNDADSGSAGSSDAGKNDASGSAASDADVQAAPLADLKLVDQNGEEHSLDEYRGKTVFLNFWATWCGPCQREIPDIEALYKDRGENEGDLVVLGVANPKTDSHPNNSDVSVDEVKAFIDEQGITYPVLMDTEGTMFSGYRIMSFPTTFMIDKDGNIFGYISGMLTPDMMNSIVEQTMTGVRK
- a CDS encoding FAD-dependent oxidoreductase yields the protein MGGYDVSRRSFLKGIGLAGLSAGALGALGATGVAFGDEAAAGEDAADARYRSAWSNQAKATCPGPRGPIAYEEREIAASEIVTTEECEVLVIGAGIAGLTAALKAADEGAKTLCLEKMTKGRGCFECFGAYNAQSQKDAGIEIDPAQLLDEIYRSAYWRTRPEPANTYVYRSGEATDFWQKMLDKGENGFVITPVEEAPSTNGMPTIPSELGFYDSPSLPPDAGVRSGYSGIYVCLEMAEVANTYDNLDVRYRTPAVQLVREDGGRVAGAIVRTDDGYARIDASKGVILATGGYDANPEMMEAWVRPEDYASSSWWNPGWGTTGDGHMMGLAVGAQMDSLPQPVMNFRWGNPDSFFDARVWTPIWLAINVNAQGKRYVNEDLPFQAVSNAQNAQPAYGANCWQVFDDGMLGASDEEVAGAREALAEFEERGWAFSAASPRELAEKCGIDPDGLEQTVAAWNGYCESKKDLEFNRFMESVAPFAGATYYALTTNSCVLATVGGLTIDGSCRVLDVDDRPIEGLYAVGNASGNFFAGNYPRHIPGTSIGRAVTFGYVAAEHVVKGA
- a CDS encoding cytochrome c3 family protein; this encodes MLNVKRSTLGALSTVVLVLALALGLAACAPQAADSGAGADAEGSSAKTAQAAAGDGTGAYVSDEQCLSCHGGSYEALAETTSSYGQSNPHDSIHGGYSSCVNCHARDKEVTDNQCLHCHDWPHDPQA
- a CDS encoding TetR/AcrR family transcriptional regulator; translated protein: MDAGTGKRRKSGLTRDGIVDAAYHMIDRDGMGAFTMRALGAELGVSAMAFYAHFSSREEVLVAVLTRFMETLDTDPVPGERWDDTLRRTMTSIHREYCAHPHMNDIDLDPRIAYEGLAAHTEKIVSLHLDQGMPEPVLTKAWAMIDAFLTGFNGSAIAAAQRRQADEEAGAAVDDAPVWQRIVDAAYSEESFANGVEMIIMGVRGLASPDPCAWRTPE
- a CDS encoding FAD-binding protein translates to MGTTGTNAAGISRRSFLGGAAGLGALAALGLSGCAPKAAGTAEAENASSAAGATAGVADNNAVAVDDGSAAITVDWLGAAPETGDIAETKDTDLLIVGAGNGGMIAGAYASDQKMDFILCEKGTEVGATRHWFNAVDTKPFTDQGYHTDRARLHGEWARYSSGTCDHNLINMWMNESNDMFEYVDQYMSAAGAVVIADEFEMPGGMGATEFYTPCGEHHYANAEGGRDGVPDRNQLFEQVMNDNGYEISYKHELVKLVTDDAGKVTGAIFKTDNGNVQINAKKGVLLTTGGYSANPAMLSSLSPITTASVTALGYNQNNTGDGIKAALWAGAVKDITSATMIFDRGLVTPGTTAGYTEESVKAGNPQWPGNGQFNPGTQPFLKVNLRGERFALESADYDYLPHAAAQQPGGVYVSVWDGNFGDDVQRFHTLGCSAMTRQAVLGAKKEDGSYDLDKYFEKELADGRLQKADTLEELADKLGFDADAKKTFLATCERYNELYDAQEDADFGKEPYRLSELRTPPFFGATLGGTLLTTIDGVRINADCQALNTDFEPIEGLYCAGDCSGSLFSGNYPDQMHGVACGRTMTEALHVVKLLAAQ